One Methanobacterium sp. DNA window includes the following coding sequences:
- a CDS encoding HEAT repeat domain-containing protein, translating to MTPDDKKKLNRERRGQILPEELDAYVKFQTEHLIEMLSTDNPQKRTIAATILGNRGDENAILPLCTSLKKEKALYSRIAMSETLSKIGEPAVPYLINLLGEIGNNQEKELPKKYFNKKSFPLARDMAARTLVNIGNPATPYLIKTLEIENNFKVQQAIDALGGIAAKTGDQRALIPLIKFIEKMNGQDHHNQITYWKIVRALSGFNNCKCASETLVKVLMDDQTPPIIWEAIRSLGQIGIVSSKINELLSNFKNSSHPEIKKSCENALINLSV from the coding sequence ATAACCCCTGATGACAAAAAGAAATTGAACAGAGAAAGAAGAGGACAAATTTTACCAGAAGAACTTGATGCATATGTTAAATTCCAAACAGAACATCTAATTGAAATGTTAAGTACAGATAATCCTCAAAAAAGAACAATTGCAGCAACTATATTGGGGAATAGAGGAGATGAAAACGCAATATTGCCTTTATGCACCTCTTTGAAAAAAGAAAAAGCACTTTATTCTCGCATAGCCATGTCAGAGACATTGTCTAAAATAGGTGAACCTGCTGTTCCTTATTTAATAAATTTACTTGGTGAAATTGGTAACAATCAGGAAAAAGAGCTTCCTAAAAAATATTTTAATAAGAAGAGTTTTCCCTTAGCTCGTGATATGGCAGCCAGGACATTGGTTAATATTGGAAACCCAGCCACTCCTTACCTAATAAAAACATTGGAAATTGAAAACAATTTCAAAGTTCAACAGGCTATTGACGCTTTGGGAGGGATTGCAGCTAAAACTGGAGATCAAAGAGCTTTAATTCCATTAATCAAGTTTATTGAAAAAATGAATGGCCAGGACCATCATAATCAAATCACTTATTGGAAGATTGTTCGAGCTTTAAGTGGGTTTAATAATTGTAAATGCGCAAGTGAAACATTAGTAAAAGTTTTAATGGATGATCAAACTCCTCCGATTATTTGGGAGGCCATAAGAAGTTTAGGGCAAATTGGAATTGTCTCTTCAAAGATAAATGAGTTACTCTCGAATTTTAAAAATAGTTCGCATCCTGAAATTAAAAAATCATGTGAAAATGCATTGATCAATCTTTCAGTATAA
- a CDS encoding GrpB family protein: MKVRLEEYDPEWKSLFEIEKIKLFKVINSKEIKIEHIGSTSIPDIYSKPVIDIMVGVKEEKQLDKYITKIISLGYTYMHKYEIYMPFRRYFFKLKDPEVQLPKIIGFNDEDIDKGNHEDKFHIHLVKINSDFWINQLLFRDYLRNNPKIKKEYENIKKSLAKKEWDSLNDYAMAKSEFITRVLEKAKK, from the coding sequence ATGAAAGTCAGACTTGAAGAATATGACCCTGAATGGAAATCACTTTTTGAAATTGAAAAAATAAAACTCTTTAAGGTTATAAATTCTAAAGAAATTAAAATTGAACATATTGGAAGTACATCTATCCCTGATATCTACTCAAAACCAGTGATTGACATAATGGTTGGTGTTAAAGAAGAAAAACAATTAGATAAATACATAACTAAAATAATATCCCTCGGATATACCTATATGCATAAATATGAAATTTATATGCCTTTTCGAAGATACTTTTTCAAGTTGAAGGATCCAGAAGTGCAATTACCAAAAATAATAGGATTTAATGACGAAGATATTGATAAAGGAAATCATGAAGACAAGTTCCATATTCATCTGGTTAAAATTAATTCTGATTTCTGGATAAACCAGCTTTTGTTTCGAGATTACCTTAGAAATAATCCTAAAATAAAAAAAGAATATGAAAATATAAAAAAATCCCTTGCAAAAAAGGAATGGGATAGTTTAAATGACTATGCTATGGCTAAATCAGAATTTATCACAAGAGTATTAGAAAAAGCAAAAAAATAA
- a CDS encoding alpha/beta hydrolase translates to MDNFTNEELLEIINKKISSSQGNIFQLRKDFEQLYLQFSSNHALKVEEEKIGEINGFKIYAENASDDHIILFFHGGGFTIGSTKDHLDLCGKISKASGACVFSIDYRLSPEYKFPAAVQDCLKSYLCLLKQGIDPSKIILAGISSGGTLVLSTLLSLKDNGVKLPAGGVCMSPVVDMLFQGHSVVTNRGKDWITPHRLNVLTKMYLKNHKAQNPFVSPIYADLHGLPPLMIQVGSHELLLDDIIKFHKKAKDAEVEVTFELWKDMFHCFQIFSSQIIEGQQAIENIGSYIKNVLP, encoded by the coding sequence ATGGATAATTTCACCAATGAAGAATTGCTTGAAATCATTAATAAAAAGATTTCATCAAGTCAAGGTAATATTTTTCAGCTTAGGAAAGATTTTGAGCAATTATATCTCCAATTCAGCTCAAATCATGCGCTTAAAGTGGAAGAAGAAAAAATAGGTGAGATAAATGGCTTTAAAATTTATGCTGAAAATGCTAGTGATGATCACATCATACTCTTTTTCCATGGCGGAGGATTTACAATAGGCTCCACTAAGGACCATCTTGATTTATGTGGCAAAATATCGAAAGCATCAGGCGCATGTGTTTTTAGTATTGATTACAGGCTTTCTCCAGAGTATAAATTCCCAGCAGCAGTGCAAGATTGCCTTAAATCCTATTTATGTCTTTTAAAGCAAGGAATTGATCCATCTAAAATTATTTTAGCGGGAATATCTTCAGGAGGAACCCTTGTTTTGTCTACACTTTTATCTTTGAAGGATAATGGAGTTAAACTCCCTGCAGGAGGAGTTTGCATGTCACCTGTAGTAGATATGTTGTTTCAAGGGCATTCTGTAGTTACAAATCGTGGAAAAGATTGGATAACTCCTCACAGACTTAATGTTTTGACAAAAATGTATTTAAAAAATCATAAAGCTCAAAATCCTTTTGTATCGCCAATTTATGCAGATTTACATGGATTACCCCCACTTATGATTCAAGTAGGTAGTCATGAATTGCTTTTAGATGATATTATTAAGTTTCACAAAAAAGCAAAAGATGCAGAAGTTGAAGTAACCTTTGAACTTTGGAAAGACATGTTCCACTGTTTTCAGATTTTTTCATCCCAAATTATAGAAGGTCAGCAAGCCATTGAAAATATAGGGAGTTATATTAAAAATGTTTTGCCATAG